From a single Oxalobacter vibrioformis genomic region:
- a CDS encoding alanine/glycine:cation symporter family protein, producing MDQLIALVKDVNAIVWGPPMLLLLAGVGLYLAFGLKLAPQRHLVYAFSLMWAGRKKSGAAGDITPFNALMTAMAAHVGTGNIAGVATAVYYGGPGAIFWMWVIAVIGMGTMFCEATLAVHYREKDELGNTVGGPMYYIKNGLGEKWKWLAVLFAVFGMLAAAGIGTTVQSHSMSDALFDTFGINPLITGIIAAILSGAVLLGGIKRIGDVTGKLVPVMATTYVLSGIIILALNITEIPAALSLIVECAFSPTAATGGFAGATVWAAIKFGFARGVFSNEAGMGSSPIAHAVAQTDNAVSQGTLAMIGVFMDTLVICTMTGLVIIVTGAWKSGANGAAMTNLAFSSDLPGFGKYMVTLGMVLFAFSTLIGWSFYSEKCTQYLFGVKAITPFRVAWVLLIPIGTLPQVDLGSLWLVADMLNALMAIPNLIALVLLSPVIFRLSRDYWASLRKR from the coding sequence ATGGATCAACTGATCGCCCTGGTAAAAGACGTCAACGCCATCGTATGGGGACCGCCCATGCTGCTCCTGCTGGCCGGTGTCGGGCTGTATCTCGCCTTCGGGCTGAAGTTGGCTCCCCAGCGGCACCTGGTCTACGCCTTTTCGCTCATGTGGGCAGGCCGCAAGAAAAGCGGCGCCGCCGGAGACATCACCCCCTTCAATGCCCTCATGACCGCCATGGCCGCACATGTGGGCACAGGCAATATTGCAGGCGTTGCCACCGCCGTCTACTATGGCGGCCCCGGTGCGATATTCTGGATGTGGGTCATTGCCGTCATCGGCATGGGCACCATGTTTTGCGAAGCCACCCTGGCCGTGCATTACCGTGAAAAAGACGAGCTGGGCAACACCGTCGGCGGCCCCATGTACTACATCAAAAACGGCCTGGGAGAAAAATGGAAATGGCTGGCCGTCCTTTTCGCGGTCTTCGGCATGCTGGCAGCCGCCGGTATCGGCACCACCGTACAGTCCCACTCCATGTCGGATGCCCTCTTTGACACCTTCGGCATCAATCCGCTGATAACCGGCATCATCGCCGCCATCCTGTCCGGCGCCGTGCTGCTGGGCGGCATCAAGCGCATCGGCGACGTCACCGGCAAGCTGGTTCCCGTCATGGCAACCACTTACGTCCTCTCCGGCATCATCATCCTTGCCCTTAACATCACCGAAATCCCGGCCGCGCTTTCCCTGATTGTCGAATGCGCCTTCAGCCCGACCGCGGCTACCGGCGGCTTTGCCGGGGCCACCGTCTGGGCAGCCATCAAGTTCGGCTTTGCCCGCGGCGTCTTTTCCAATGAAGCCGGCATGGGCAGTTCCCCCATCGCACACGCCGTGGCCCAGACAGACAACGCCGTCTCACAGGGCACACTCGCCATGATCGGCGTTTTCATGGATACCCTCGTCATCTGCACCATGACAGGCCTTGTCATCATCGTCACCGGCGCCTGGAAAAGCGGCGCCAATGGCGCTGCCATGACAAACCTCGCCTTTTCCAGCGACCTGCCCGGATTCGGCAAATACATGGTGACACTCGGGATGGTGCTCTTTGCCTTTTCCACCCTCATCGGCTGGAGTTTTTACAGCGAAAAATGCACCCAGTACCTTTTCGGCGTCAAGGCTATCACCCCTTTCCGGGTTGCCTGGGTGCTGTTGATCCCCATCGGCACCCTGCCCCAGGTCGACCTGGGTTCGCTGTGGCTCGTGGCAGATATGCTCAATGCCCTGATGGCCATCCCCAATCTTATTGCGCTGGTGCTGCTTTCCCCTGTCATCTTCCGCCTGTCGCGGGACTATTGGGCCAGCCTAAGGAAACGCTGA
- a CDS encoding SEL1-like repeat protein produces MTFHIPLRQKSRQLFFLLFFFSMAITGQSWAASFEDGLSPYQEGDYPKAFRLFHDAAREGNVRAQAQVGYMYFEGQGVKQDKAEAARWYRRAAEQGWVMAQYNLGMQYEEGWGVKADPKEAVKWYRKAAEKGHAKAQTKLGWACAHGLGLRQDHAQAVKWYRKAAIQGNATAQSNLGFAYSNGKGVKRDYAEALKWYRQSAAQDYALAYHNIGYLYVLGLGVKVDLVEAERNFRKAAELGWAESQYMMGMGYLSGEVLPKDNAEAVRWFEKAAAQGHEESKKELLKLRGG; encoded by the coding sequence ATGACATTCCACATTCCCCTACGCCAGAAAAGCCGCCAACTCTTTTTCCTGCTGTTTTTCTTCAGCATGGCAATTACAGGCCAGTCATGGGCTGCATCCTTTGAAGATGGCCTTTCCCCTTATCAGGAAGGAGATTATCCCAAAGCTTTCCGATTATTTCATGATGCCGCTAGAGAAGGCAATGTCAGGGCACAGGCCCAGGTCGGCTACATGTATTTTGAGGGACAGGGCGTCAAACAGGACAAGGCCGAAGCCGCCAGGTGGTACCGCCGCGCGGCTGAGCAGGGCTGGGTCATGGCCCAGTACAACCTGGGAATGCAGTATGAAGAAGGGTGGGGCGTCAAAGCAGACCCCAAAGAAGCGGTGAAATGGTACCGCAAGGCGGCCGAAAAAGGGCATGCCAAGGCCCAGACCAAACTGGGCTGGGCCTGCGCCCATGGTTTGGGTTTACGGCAGGATCATGCCCAGGCCGTGAAGTGGTATCGCAAGGCAGCAATACAGGGAAATGCCACAGCCCAGAGCAACCTGGGGTTTGCTTACAGTAATGGAAAAGGCGTCAAGCGGGACTATGCTGAAGCGCTGAAATGGTATCGTCAGTCAGCGGCACAGGATTACGCCCTCGCTTATCACAATATAGGTTACCTCTACGTCCTGGGTTTGGGTGTCAAGGTAGACTTGGTCGAGGCCGAACGCAACTTTCGCAAGGCAGCCGAATTAGGTTGGGCCGAATCCCAATACATGATGGGCATGGGCTACCTAAGCGGGGAGGTCTTGCCGAAAGACAATGCCGAAGCCGTGCGGTGGTTTGAAAAAGCGGCGGCACAGGGGCATGAGGAATCGAAAAAGGAGCTGCTGAAACTCAGAGGCGGCTGA
- a CDS encoding epoxyqueuosine reductase QueH, with protein sequence MLLLHTCCAPCSAAIIEWLVAQGEHPTLFYFNPNIFPQEEYDIRKNECTRYAQKLGLTIVDGDYDHPAWLTHIAGLEDQPERGSRCQACFNMRMLATARRAKEAGFSRFATTLASSRWKSLEQIATAGHRAAEETGGVTFWEKNWRKDGLSERRRILLAENAFYNQTYCGCEFSIRKP encoded by the coding sequence ATGCTTTTGCTCCATACCTGCTGCGCCCCCTGCTCCGCTGCCATCATTGAATGGCTCGTGGCACAGGGCGAGCATCCCACCCTCTTCTACTTCAACCCCAACATCTTCCCGCAGGAAGAATACGACATCCGCAAAAACGAATGCACCCGCTACGCCCAAAAGCTGGGGTTGACCATCGTGGATGGCGACTACGACCACCCGGCATGGCTGACCCATATCGCCGGCCTTGAAGACCAGCCGGAGCGCGGCTCCCGCTGCCAGGCCTGCTTCAACATGCGGATGCTTGCCACCGCACGCCGGGCAAAAGAAGCGGGCTTTTCCCGCTTTGCCACCACGCTGGCTTCCTCCCGCTGGAAAAGCCTTGAGCAGATCGCCACCGCCGGGCACCGGGCCGCAGAGGAAACCGGCGGCGTCACCTTCTGGGAAAAAAACTGGCGAAAAGACGGCCTTTCCGAGCGCCGCCGCATCCTCCTTGCCGAAAACGCCTTTTACAACCAGACCTACTGCGGCTGTGAATTCAGCATCCGCAAACCCTGA
- a CDS encoding tetratricopeptide repeat protein translates to MEAKRVKQMKRIPFVALLVMGVAALGTAGAAPASTAKGKPAKAAAAKKTERQEPEKAAEPVREAAPQSPVAINSMATMYYKGQGVKQDYAKALYLYKKAAAQGHMASVITVGAMYEYGQGTRADYAVAMQWYQKAADQGYASAQKAIGDLYRLGHGVARNEATAAQWYKKAADQNFAEAQCQLGYLTLRGRGVPADPLKARALFEEGVQQNNACSQHYLAFMYMSGMITALPDTKRALELDKLAAGNGNAEAQYNIGKANEIGWMEYSTDREAFSWYEHSASRGYPLAMERLAEVYEKGQLKQAEDPEKAALWRERAKAAWAAWPEPRPASMDGVRFMPQK, encoded by the coding sequence ATGGAAGCAAAGAGAGTGAAGCAGATGAAAAGAATACCGTTTGTTGCCCTGCTGGTGATGGGGGTTGCTGCTCTGGGAACGGCTGGCGCTGCTCCTGCCTCGACAGCAAAGGGCAAGCCTGCGAAGGCTGCCGCTGCGAAGAAAACAGAGAGGCAGGAGCCGGAAAAAGCCGCCGAGCCGGTACGTGAAGCCGCGCCGCAAAGCCCGGTCGCCATCAACAGCATGGCGACGATGTATTACAAGGGGCAGGGGGTGAAGCAGGATTATGCCAAGGCGCTGTACCTGTACAAAAAGGCGGCAGCGCAGGGGCACATGGCCTCGGTGATTACGGTTGGCGCCATGTATGAATACGGGCAGGGCACCCGGGCCGATTATGCCGTGGCGATGCAGTGGTACCAGAAGGCCGCGGATCAGGGCTATGCCAGTGCGCAAAAGGCGATTGGTGATTTGTACCGTCTGGGGCATGGTGTTGCCAGAAATGAGGCGACCGCAGCGCAATGGTATAAAAAGGCGGCAGACCAGAATTTTGCCGAGGCGCAGTGCCAGCTGGGTTATCTGACGCTTCGCGGGCGGGGGGTGCCTGCTGACCCGCTGAAAGCCCGTGCGCTGTTTGAGGAAGGGGTGCAGCAGAACAATGCCTGTTCCCAGCATTACCTGGCTTTCATGTACATGAGCGGGATGATAACCGCGCTGCCGGATACGAAACGGGCGCTGGAACTGGACAAGCTGGCGGCAGGCAATGGCAATGCGGAAGCCCAGTACAACATCGGCAAGGCCAACGAGATCGGCTGGATGGAATATTCCACGGACAGGGAAGCTTTCAGCTGGTATGAGCACAGCGCCAGCCGGGGCTATCCGCTGGCGATGGAGCGCCTGGCCGAGGTGTATGAAAAAGGGCAGCTCAAGCAGGCTGAAGATCCGGAAAAAGCGGCCCTGTGGCGCGAGCGGGCCAAAGCGGCCTGGGCAGCCTGGCCTGAGCCGCGTCCGGCGTCGATGGATGGTGTCCGCTTTATGCCGCAAAAATGA
- a CDS encoding tetratricopeptide repeat protein: MGFVSSLKPAIEQVFLWRPGLWLVEEKWRWLHGKMRYACRSGQGRGYAKSNGRLANLSVRGMFVAHDDGKAYEWAKKGADAGDAYSQSLMGYLTLYGKGVEKNYGEARKWLRMASDKGDAFAQYRLGLIYETGAGFMAPDAEKAAHWYAVSEENGNKDARNRLRELRKKTGG; this comes from the coding sequence ATGGGGTTTGTCAGCAGTCTGAAACCTGCTATTGAGCAGGTTTTTTTGTGGCGGCCGGGATTGTGGCTGGTGGAGGAAAAATGGCGGTGGCTGCATGGTAAGATGCGGTATGCCTGCCGGTCTGGGCAGGGCAGGGGCTATGCAAAATCGAATGGCCGGCTGGCGAATCTGTCTGTGCGCGGCATGTTTGTCGCACACGACGACGGGAAGGCATACGAGTGGGCGAAAAAAGGCGCGGATGCGGGCGATGCCTATTCGCAAAGCCTGATGGGGTACCTGACCCTGTATGGCAAGGGCGTGGAGAAAAATTACGGTGAGGCCCGGAAATGGCTTCGGATGGCATCAGACAAGGGGGATGCGTTTGCGCAGTACCGGCTGGGCCTGATCTATGAGACTGGCGCGGGCTTCATGGCGCCTGATGCGGAAAAGGCGGCGCACTGGTATGCGGTGTCTGAGGAAAACGGTAACAAGGATGCGAGAAACCGGCTGCGTGAACTGAGGAAAAAAACGGGGGGATAG
- a CDS encoding SEL1-like repeat protein: MLAASYQVGVELPKSLPRAAYWYKKSADNGDVRAYKKLAIMYKDGTGRGADYAGCADGVSKGAVHDG, translated from the coding sequence ATGCTGGCGGCGAGTTACCAGGTCGGGGTTGAGTTGCCCAAGAGCCTGCCGCGTGCGGCTTACTGGTATAAAAAATCGGCGGATAATGGCGACGTGCGGGCCTACAAGAAGCTGGCTATCATGTACAAGGATGGAACAGGGCGTGGCGCTGATTACGCAGGCTGCGCAGATGGGGTATCCAAAGGCGCAGTACATGATGGGTAA
- a CDS encoding MFS transporter → MMQRYGRWVVLGIVSSALMLVVMDMTVLYTALPSLTHDLKASASQKLWIMNAYPLVVAGLLPGLGTLGDHLGHKRMFVGGLMVFGVASLFAAFSPVPESLIAARVLLAVGAAMMMPATLSIIRVTFTDEKERAMAFGIWGAVASGGAAFGPVVGGVLLEYFWWGSVFLINVPVVIAALVTGVLLLPEGKKQKGRTWDLVGSVQVMVGLVGLAYAVKEIARRDSSWVIALAAAITGVIGMVVFVRRQTRSRVPLIDFSLFRNRPFSMGVIVALVMSVAMVGVELVFSQRLQLVLQLSPLKAALLLIPLPLAAFVTGPLSGWLVARFGMERVVWMALMAACAGLLGLLLFKDASRVYQGISLVFLGMGTGAGMTAASNAIMSNAPAERSGMAASVEEVSYELGGAIGIALMGSLLSIMYTVSFVVPESANLPAVVRDSLDEALLVAEGLGPQAAAELFRLASAAFEKAYAVVLSTAFVIVLATALAFRLSGHGDASSSFDMRERVH, encoded by the coding sequence ATGATGCAAAGATATGGAAGATGGGTGGTGCTGGGGATTGTTTCCAGTGCCTTGATGCTGGTTGTCATGGATATGACGGTGCTGTATACGGCGCTGCCGAGTCTGACGCATGATTTGAAAGCTTCTGCGTCGCAGAAGCTGTGGATCATGAATGCTTATCCGCTGGTGGTGGCGGGGCTTTTGCCGGGGCTTGGCACGCTTGGGGATCATCTGGGTCACAAGCGGATGTTTGTTGGCGGCTTGATGGTTTTTGGTGTGGCGTCGCTTTTTGCGGCGTTTTCGCCGGTGCCGGAATCGCTGATTGCTGCCCGGGTTCTCCTGGCGGTAGGTGCTGCGATGATGATGCCCGCGACACTGTCTATTATCCGGGTGACGTTTACGGATGAAAAAGAGCGGGCCATGGCTTTTGGTATCTGGGGTGCGGTGGCGTCCGGCGGCGCGGCTTTCGGGCCGGTGGTGGGGGGTGTCCTGCTGGAGTATTTCTGGTGGGGGTCTGTTTTCCTGATTAATGTGCCGGTGGTGATTGCCGCGCTGGTAACGGGGGTGCTGCTGCTTCCGGAAGGTAAAAAGCAAAAAGGGCGCACGTGGGACCTGGTTGGTTCGGTGCAGGTGATGGTGGGGCTGGTTGGCCTGGCTTATGCGGTAAAGGAGATTGCCCGCCGTGATTCCTCGTGGGTGATTGCGCTGGCTGCGGCGATTACCGGTGTGATCGGGATGGTGGTTTTTGTGAGGCGGCAGACAAGGAGCAGGGTGCCGCTGATTGATTTTTCTCTTTTCAGGAACCGGCCGTTTTCGATGGGCGTGATTGTGGCGCTGGTGATGTCGGTTGCCATGGTGGGCGTCGAGCTGGTGTTTTCGCAACGCCTGCAACTGGTGTTGCAGTTGTCGCCGTTAAAAGCCGCGCTGCTGTTGATTCCGCTTCCGCTGGCGGCGTTTGTCACGGGGCCGCTGTCGGGCTGGCTGGTTGCCCGCTTCGGCATGGAGCGGGTTGTCTGGATGGCGCTGATGGCAGCCTGTGCCGGTTTGCTGGGGCTTCTTCTTTTCAAGGATGCCAGTCGGGTTTATCAGGGGATCAGTCTGGTGTTTCTTGGTATGGGGACGGGCGCTGGCATGACGGCAGCGTCCAATGCGATCATGAGTAATGCACCGGCGGAGCGTTCGGGTATGGCGGCGTCAGTAGAGGAGGTATCGTACGAACTGGGTGGTGCTATTGGCATTGCGCTGATGGGCAGCCTGCTTTCGATTATGTATACGGTGTCTTTTGTGGTGCCGGAAAGCGCCAATCTGCCCGCTGTGGTGCGTGACAGCCTGGATGAGGCGCTTCTGGTCGCGGAAGGGCTTGGCCCGCAGGCAGCCGCTGAACTTTTCAGGTTGGCAAGCGCGGCGTTTGAAAAGGCGTATGCGGTGGTACTGTCAACGGCTTTTGTGATTGTACTGGCTACAGCGCTGGCTTTTCGGTTGTCGGGACACGGCGATGCTTCCAGCAGCTTTGATATGCGTGAACGGGTGCACTGA
- a CDS encoding SEL1-like repeat protein → MKTSPGQRQKIIPGLFFILSLFVASQAWSGSFEDGVPSYQEGDYQKVFQRFSKAAKAGNARAQAQVGYMYFEGQGVKQDKAEAAKWYRRAAEQGWVMAQYNLGIMYEEGWGVKADRKEAVKWYRKAAEKGHANSQVKLGNAYSDGLVFRHNLTEAFKWYRKAAEQGNAAAQNNLGLCYDNGQGVRQDYLEALKWYRQSAAQDNAPAYHNMANLYVHGLGVEKDLTQAERNFRKAAELGLEESQYMMGMGYLSGEVLPKDDAEAVRWFEKAAVQGHEESKKELLKLRGG, encoded by the coding sequence ATGAAAACCAGCCCAGGCCAACGACAGAAAATCATACCGGGCCTATTTTTTATTCTCAGCCTGTTCGTAGCAAGCCAGGCATGGAGTGGTTCCTTTGAAGATGGCGTTCCCTCCTATCAGGAAGGAGACTATCAAAAAGTCTTTCAACGCTTTAGTAAAGCGGCAAAGGCAGGCAATGCCAGGGCACAGGCCCAGGTCGGCTACATGTATTTTGAGGGGCAGGGCGTCAAACAGGACAAGGCCGAAGCCGCCAAATGGTACCGCCGCGCGGCTGAGCAGGGTTGGGTCATGGCACAGTACAACCTGGGAATAATGTATGAAGAAGGGTGGGGCGTCAAAGCCGACCGCAAAGAAGCGGTGAAATGGTACCGCAAGGCGGCAGAAAAGGGGCATGCCAACTCGCAGGTTAAACTTGGCAACGCTTATAGTGATGGTTTGGTTTTCAGGCACAATCTAACAGAAGCCTTCAAATGGTATCGTAAAGCTGCTGAGCAGGGAAACGCTGCCGCACAGAACAATTTGGGCCTTTGTTACGACAATGGTCAAGGTGTCAGGCAAGATTATCTTGAAGCCTTAAAGTGGTACCGACAGTCGGCGGCTCAAGATAATGCGCCAGCCTACCACAATATGGCGAATCTTTATGTCCATGGTCTTGGTGTTGAAAAGGATTTGACCCAAGCCGAACGCAATTTTCGCAAGGCGGCCGAATTAGGTTTGGAAGAATCCCAATACATGATGGGCATGGGCTACCTAAGCGGGGAGGTCTTGCCGAAAGACGATGCCGAAGCCGTGCGGTGGTTTGAAAAAGCCGCGGTGCAGGGGCATGAGGAATCGAAAAAGGAGCTGCTGAAACTCAGAGGCGGCTGA
- a CDS encoding TetR/AcrR family transcriptional regulator: MQVETVIKKEPAPGRTRRNDPAALRSRLLDVAGKIAIDKGVASVTLDAVAQGAGVSKGGLLHHFKGKRALLDAMFDRILAWLEKRIAVFAKEDTDAFGRFTRAYLMTVTHVDVGASEENRLFGVLSLAMTTDMGLRSRWQEWIKDQMALYGEMADSPELWIVQYAADGLWLADLTEGMVFAPAFRERMVSRLVEMTRASAYRQENGDGRAVFAGEAKRQNKKGKPKSKT, translated from the coding sequence ATGCAAGTTGAAACTGTCATAAAAAAGGAACCCGCACCGGGCAGAACGCGCAGGAATGATCCTGCGGCTTTGCGCTCGCGGCTGCTGGATGTGGCCGGGAAGATCGCGATTGATAAAGGCGTGGCAAGTGTGACACTGGATGCGGTGGCGCAGGGAGCTGGTGTGAGTAAAGGCGGGCTTTTGCATCATTTCAAGGGAAAGCGCGCGCTCCTGGATGCGATGTTTGACCGCATCCTGGCCTGGCTGGAAAAGCGGATTGCGGTTTTTGCGAAGGAAGATACGGATGCTTTCGGGCGTTTTACCCGCGCCTACCTGATGACGGTGACGCATGTCGATGTAGGCGCGAGTGAGGAAAACCGGCTTTTTGGGGTGCTTTCGCTGGCGATGACGACGGATATGGGGCTGCGAAGCCGATGGCAGGAATGGATAAAGGATCAGATGGCGCTGTACGGCGAGATGGCGGATTCGCCGGAACTGTGGATCGTGCAGTATGCGGCAGACGGCCTGTGGCTGGCGGACCTCACGGAAGGGATGGTGTTTGCGCCGGCTTTCCGGGAAAGGATGGTGTCACGGCTGGTTGAGATGACACGCGCTTCGGCCTACCGGCAGGAGAATGGCGACGGCAGGGCGGTGTTTGCCGGTGAGGCAAAGAGACAGAACAAAAAAGGCAAGCCAAAGTCGAAAACTTAG
- a CDS encoding SEL1-like repeat protein: MMGKIYEEGRGGIATDREKAQLWYQRAAAKGEERAIRKTGMPRAD, translated from the coding sequence ATGATGGGTAAAATATATGAGGAAGGGCGCGGCGGTATTGCGACTGACAGGGAAAAGGCGCAGCTGTGGTACCAGCGTGCGGCAGCGAAGGGAGAGGAAAGGGCTATCCGGAAAACAGGAATGCCCAGGGCAGACTGA
- a CDS encoding tetratricopeptide repeat protein → MRAGGLPQGEVLFSGKVFFPLFFFVLYMVFGSLAHASGGDTFSAVKSRAEKGEVAAQLELALRYAEGDGVSMDYKKGFYWLKKSADNGYAVAQFNLGLIYEQGMYEVPQDLEKAVFWYRKAADQGDVEALFSLGAFYLKHDRNTGKATVPMAKAAEQGHAGAQYFLGMLYERGDGVEPDREIAIALYQDAARQGLAAARERLAALGVGNPAFSADYDKSSFAAVLAAAEGGNPAAQLQMANMLLDGDGIEPDKDKAVKWVNQSVAQGYAPAMHVLSMMYMTGEGVAKDEEEALKWMRKAADAGSDAAQFNQGLYFQNLSGDRASYMRARFWYTKSAEQGNPAAQVNLGRMYEQGMGVPADMGLAAKWYLAAARQGFPLGQHNIAWMYANGLGVPQDIEKADYWYFAFLANGEAVVNPILEAVAKSEGEGDGPIPAWLEFVLRNGDVIGSVIRDWGEMRYGRY, encoded by the coding sequence ATGCGGGCGGGTGGTTTACCACAGGGGGAAGTCCTTTTTTCCGGCAAGGTTTTTTTCCCCCTGTTTTTCTTTGTGCTGTACATGGTTTTTGGGAGCCTGGCGCATGCGTCGGGGGGCGACACGTTTTCGGCCGTGAAATCCCGTGCGGAAAAGGGGGAGGTGGCTGCGCAGCTTGAGCTGGCATTGCGGTACGCGGAAGGTGACGGGGTCAGCATGGATTATAAAAAAGGGTTTTACTGGCTGAAAAAGTCGGCGGATAACGGTTATGCTGTTGCCCAGTTCAACCTGGGACTGATTTACGAGCAGGGGATGTATGAGGTACCGCAGGATCTGGAAAAGGCGGTTTTCTGGTACCGGAAAGCAGCAGATCAGGGGGATGTGGAAGCTCTGTTCAGTCTGGGCGCGTTTTATCTTAAGCATGACAGGAATACGGGCAAGGCGACGGTGCCGATGGCAAAGGCCGCTGAACAGGGCCACGCGGGCGCGCAGTATTTTCTGGGCATGCTGTATGAGCGCGGTGATGGGGTTGAGCCGGATCGTGAGATTGCCATCGCGCTGTACCAGGATGCGGCAAGGCAGGGGCTGGCTGCTGCCAGGGAGCGGCTTGCTGCATTGGGGGTGGGCAATCCGGCGTTTTCTGCGGATTATGACAAGTCTTCCTTCGCTGCGGTTTTGGCGGCGGCTGAGGGCGGTAATCCGGCTGCCCAGCTGCAAATGGCCAATATGCTCCTGGATGGTGACGGGATTGAGCCGGATAAGGACAAGGCGGTGAAATGGGTCAATCAATCGGTAGCGCAGGGATATGCACCCGCGATGCATGTGCTGTCGATGATGTATATGACTGGAGAGGGGGTTGCCAAAGACGAGGAAGAAGCCCTGAAATGGATGAGGAAAGCGGCTGACGCGGGAAGTGACGCGGCCCAGTTCAACCAGGGGCTTTATTTCCAGAATCTTTCGGGGGATCGCGCCAGTTACATGCGGGCACGCTTCTGGTATACGAAGTCGGCAGAGCAGGGGAATCCGGCAGCCCAGGTGAATCTGGGGCGGATGTATGAGCAGGGGATGGGGGTGCCTGCGGATATGGGGCTGGCGGCAAAGTGGTATCTGGCTGCTGCCCGGCAGGGGTTTCCTTTGGGGCAGCACAATATTGCCTGGATGTATGCCAACGGGCTGGGGGTGCCGCAGGATATAGAGAAAGCGGATTACTGGTATTTTGCCTTTCTGGCGAACGGGGAAGCGGTGGTAAACCCTATTTTGGAGGCGGTGGCGAAAAGCGAGGGGGAAGGTGACGGCCCGATTCCCGCCTGGCTGGAATTTGTCCTCAGGAACGGGGATGTGATCGGCAGCGTGATCAGGGACTGGGGTGAGATGCGGTATGGGCGGTATTAG
- a CDS encoding IS1182 family transposase, translating to MLKTPTPQQHELEMVTLEELVPKDHLLRLIDRHIHFDFIREHTAHLYSADNGRPALDPVVLFKMLFIGYLFGIRSERQIEREIQVNVAYRWFLGLRLTDRVPDASTLSQNRRRRFAGTDIEQVIFDEIVEQCIRHGLIGGRVFYSDSTHLKASANKNRHERHLVEQKPVAYLAELNSAIEADRYSHGKNPLSDRDDEPPSQKEIKVSPADPDAGYLVRDGKPKGFYYLDHRTVDGKYALITDTHVTPGNVHDSVPYLKRLDRMQSRFGFEIQAVGLDAGYDTPHIAKGLIERGIYGVIGYRRPNHKAGYFYKRQYSYDPQGDCYLCPNGKLLPYRTTNRSGYREYASQQGQCTDCAFLMQCTQSRNQIKLITRHIWQGFKEQVHDNRLTAKGKAIYRRRQETVERSFADAKELHGHRYARYRGLSKVKGQALLAAACQNMKKMARLLEAASLAFLRHFPGRFGLVIGIFRPRGLNGKCDSYFNFVLISR from the coding sequence ATGCTAAAGACACCGACACCGCAGCAACACGAATTGGAGATGGTCACCCTTGAAGAACTGGTTCCCAAAGACCATCTATTAAGACTGATAGACCGCCACATCCATTTTGACTTTATCAGAGAGCACACCGCCCATCTTTACAGTGCGGACAATGGCAGGCCCGCCCTTGATCCCGTAGTTTTATTCAAGATGCTCTTCATTGGGTACCTATTCGGGATAAGATCAGAGCGCCAGATAGAGCGTGAGATTCAGGTTAACGTAGCCTACCGCTGGTTTTTAGGCTTACGCCTGACAGACCGTGTTCCAGACGCCAGCACCCTTTCCCAGAACCGCCGTCGTCGCTTTGCTGGCACAGACATAGAACAAGTCATTTTTGACGAGATTGTTGAGCAGTGCATCCGTCATGGATTAATAGGCGGTCGCGTTTTTTACAGTGACAGCACACACCTCAAAGCCTCGGCCAACAAGAACCGTCACGAACGTCACCTTGTTGAGCAAAAGCCCGTTGCCTACCTTGCAGAACTCAACAGCGCCATAGAAGCCGACCGTTATTCCCATGGCAAAAATCCCCTTTCAGACAGAGACGACGAACCGCCCTCACAAAAAGAAATCAAAGTCAGCCCGGCAGACCCTGATGCTGGCTACCTTGTTCGTGATGGCAAGCCCAAAGGTTTTTACTACCTGGACCACCGCACCGTTGACGGCAAGTACGCCCTGATCACAGACACCCATGTGACGCCGGGAAATGTCCATGACAGTGTTCCTTACCTGAAGCGTCTTGACAGGATGCAGTCACGTTTTGGATTTGAGATACAGGCCGTAGGCTTGGATGCAGGTTATGACACACCACACATAGCCAAGGGACTCATAGAGCGAGGCATATACGGCGTTATCGGTTACCGTCGTCCGAATCACAAGGCGGGCTACTTTTACAAGCGGCAGTACAGCTATGACCCTCAAGGAGACTGTTATCTCTGTCCCAATGGAAAGCTTTTACCTTACCGTACGACCAACCGTTCAGGGTACCGGGAATATGCCTCTCAACAAGGGCAATGTACGGACTGCGCCTTTCTTATGCAGTGTACCCAGAGCCGCAACCAGATAAAACTGATCACCCGGCATATTTGGCAGGGCTTCAAGGAACAGGTTCATGACAATCGCCTGACGGCAAAGGGCAAGGCGATTTACCGTCGGCGACAGGAAACGGTAGAGCGCAGTTTTGCGGATGCGAAAGAGTTGCACGGTCACCGTTATGCGCGTTACCGTGGTTTATCGAAAGTGAAGGGGCAGGCGCTTTTAGCGGCAGCGTGTCAGAACATGAAGAAGATGGCACGCCTGCTTGAGGCAGCAAGCCTTGCTTTTTTGCGCCATTTCCCGGGAAGATTCGGCCTTGTCATTGGGATATTTCGGCCAAGGGGGCTTAATGGAAAATGTGATAGCTATTTTAATTTTGTTTTGATCTCCCGATAA